The following proteins are co-located in the Paludibaculum fermentans genome:
- a CDS encoding ADOP family duplicated permease, whose amino-acid sequence MLPEKEGEHSSVTGQGGGVFIFGSLERWLADLKYGGRTLRRSAGFTLTVLMTLALGLGGLTAVFCAMDRLLLQAVPYAEPDRLVALHETQLGKGYRPVSLANLMDWRAQSTSFLGMAGYMTRTFGLRGGSGEAGSAVSVIRTGMVTSELFPVLGLRPEQGRTFSEQEERAGQRVIVLTDALWTRQFGRASGVVGRTVSLNEEPYLVLGILPPGAVFPDPGTVVDAYIPLPHSEYSSRGARPLRAAGRLKPGVPLALAQAEIRAIGRRLGAAYPDDNPQCGADAQPLDDAWKGSLRRPLGLLSVAALLLFAIVCTNVVNLILSRALSRGREMAIRAALGAGLAAVVRQMLAEALLLSLGGAALGLALAYALLKALPLVLRYGGVVPPARAVALDLSTLFFATTLCLGVTILFGLAPALLLRRARLNATMNDGSLLPPAGGRRIFGLRQGLVAGQVALSLVLLLSAGAFLRVFLQLSARDPGFESEQVYYFGFGLPEVRYSENRMGQFHETLHRRLEEIPGVEAAGAAWRLPLNGRTNTTAFQFEGAGLKEVEWAWVAWNAVDPAYFEALRIPMVRGRPFSWALDRPGRPAAVLVNRSFERRYGLTGPVVGRRVQLRFHSEAVPKGALWEIVGVVGDTYQTGLDSAIRPQVYLPAGLAGLDGGVYVVRSARTDAGLVQAVEAAVRGVDPELERIQVHRLSEWVGESLGDRRTPAVLTGLFALVGLLLTVLGLYGTLMLEVRQRRRELAIRAALGADWRRILGLVLRRGLVLTGAGAAAGLLLFRVAGQVLEGQLYEVRPEDGGTAGVVLLVLAASALPACVKPAWAALRSSPVEVLREP is encoded by the coding sequence ATGTTGCCGGAGAAAGAAGGAGAGCATTCGAGCGTGACAGGCCAGGGCGGCGGAGTTTTCATTTTCGGGTCACTGGAAAGATGGCTGGCGGATCTGAAGTATGGCGGGCGGACCTTGCGGCGCTCGGCGGGGTTCACGCTGACGGTGCTGATGACTCTCGCACTGGGCTTGGGCGGCCTCACGGCGGTGTTCTGCGCGATGGACCGGCTGCTGCTGCAGGCCGTGCCGTATGCCGAGCCGGACCGGCTGGTGGCTCTGCACGAAACGCAACTGGGCAAGGGCTACCGGCCGGTGTCGCTCGCGAACCTGATGGACTGGCGGGCGCAAAGCACGTCGTTTCTCGGCATGGCCGGCTATATGACCCGGACGTTCGGGTTGCGCGGCGGATCGGGCGAAGCGGGATCCGCGGTTTCGGTGATCCGGACGGGGATGGTCACGTCGGAGCTGTTCCCCGTGCTCGGGCTGCGGCCGGAGCAGGGCCGGACGTTCTCCGAGCAGGAGGAGAGGGCGGGGCAGCGGGTTATCGTTTTGACCGATGCGCTGTGGACGCGTCAATTCGGCCGGGCGAGCGGCGTGGTGGGGCGCACGGTGAGCCTGAATGAGGAACCGTACCTGGTGCTGGGCATATTGCCCCCCGGCGCGGTGTTTCCCGATCCCGGCACCGTGGTGGATGCTTACATCCCGCTACCGCACAGCGAGTACTCGAGCCGCGGCGCACGTCCGTTGCGCGCCGCCGGGCGCCTGAAGCCGGGTGTGCCGCTGGCGCTTGCCCAGGCAGAGATCCGCGCCATTGGCCGGCGGCTGGGCGCCGCGTATCCGGACGACAACCCGCAGTGTGGCGCCGATGCGCAGCCACTGGACGATGCCTGGAAGGGCAGTCTGCGGCGGCCGCTGGGGCTGTTGAGTGTGGCCGCGCTGCTGTTGTTCGCCATCGTGTGCACGAATGTCGTCAACCTGATTCTGTCGCGGGCCCTGTCCCGCGGGCGAGAAATGGCGATCCGCGCCGCGTTGGGCGCGGGCCTGGCGGCGGTGGTGAGGCAGATGCTGGCCGAGGCGCTGCTGCTGAGCCTGGGTGGAGCGGCGTTGGGGCTCGCATTGGCGTATGCGCTGTTGAAGGCGCTGCCGCTGGTGCTGCGGTATGGAGGAGTGGTCCCGCCGGCGCGCGCTGTCGCCCTGGACCTCTCCACTCTCTTCTTCGCGACCACGTTGTGCCTGGGGGTGACGATCCTGTTTGGATTGGCGCCGGCCCTGTTGTTGCGGCGAGCGCGGCTGAACGCGACGATGAACGACGGCTCGCTGCTGCCGCCGGCGGGCGGACGCCGGATTTTCGGGCTACGCCAGGGCCTGGTGGCCGGACAGGTGGCGCTGAGCCTGGTGTTGCTGTTGAGCGCGGGGGCGTTCCTGCGGGTCTTCCTGCAGCTTTCCGCGCGTGATCCGGGCTTCGAGAGCGAGCAGGTGTACTATTTCGGCTTCGGCCTGCCCGAGGTGCGCTATTCGGAGAACCGGATGGGCCAGTTCCACGAGACGCTGCACCGGCGGCTGGAGGAGATCCCGGGCGTGGAGGCGGCCGGTGCGGCGTGGCGGCTGCCGCTGAACGGGCGCACCAACACGACGGCGTTCCAGTTCGAAGGGGCCGGACTGAAGGAAGTCGAGTGGGCGTGGGTGGCGTGGAATGCGGTGGATCCGGCGTATTTCGAGGCGCTGCGGATCCCGATGGTGCGGGGGCGGCCGTTCTCGTGGGCGCTGGACCGGCCGGGGCGGCCGGCGGCGGTGCTGGTCAACCGCTCGTTTGAACGGCGGTATGGGCTGACGGGTCCGGTGGTGGGCCGCCGGGTGCAGTTGCGCTTCCATTCGGAAGCGGTGCCAAAGGGTGCGCTGTGGGAGATTGTGGGCGTGGTGGGGGATACGTATCAGACCGGGCTCGATTCGGCGATCCGGCCGCAGGTCTACCTGCCGGCGGGGCTCGCGGGCCTGGATGGGGGCGTCTATGTTGTCCGTAGCGCGCGGACGGATGCCGGGCTGGTGCAAGCGGTGGAGGCGGCGGTGCGCGGCGTGGATCCGGAGCTGGAGCGGATCCAGGTGCACCGGTTGAGCGAGTGGGTTGGTGAGAGCCTGGGCGACCGCCGCACTCCGGCGGTGCTGACCGGGCTGTTCGCGTTGGTGGGGTTACTGCTGACCGTGCTGGGGCTGTATGGAACGCTGATGCTGGAGGTGCGGCAGCGGAGGCGGGAACTGGCGATCCGGGCGGCGCTGGGCGCGGATTGGCGGCGGATCCTGGGGCTGGTGCTGAGGAGAGGGCTTGTGTTGACCGGTGCCGGCGCAGCGGCCGGTTTGTTGTTGTTCCGGGTGGCTGGCCAAGTGTTGGAGGGTCAACTGTATGAGGTGCGGCCGGAGGATGGGGGCACGGCAGGGGTAGTGTTGCTGGTGCTGGCGGCCAGCGCCTTGCCGGCGTGTGTGAAGCCGGCGTGGGCGGCCTTGCGGTCGTCGCCGGTGGAGGTGCTGCGGGAGCCGTGA
- a CDS encoding ATP-binding protein, translating to MAKKKAGFRFSPRILDHLGISAYNSVQKCLTELGANAYDADADKLTITLPDAVDDSSLIEIEDTGVGMSYQDITEKFLFVGLNRRADGQRTAKGRLVIGSKGIGKLAGFGIASTVEITSWKDGAQSTFKIERESLEDLKALSEHELTIVTSQTERSNGTRVRLMKLAPELNLQSAEVIRRYLYRTLPTVAGFKIIVNGVECTPEDVPGERHEFSEDLEGVGPIRGFYIIANARQPTPGLAVRVRKRIVKEPSLFGVDTRSHGFFTAEKVIGEIYAEFLDSEDGAQSKRDLISTTRDGFLEDSPVVRKLDEWAKRFLEQVIRGVDESEGKKRADSLLSRPAVKERLERMPPHVRGTATKVVRGILAKLRNVEEDEAAELIEWVLRYYESNILRELMRAIVSADVRDAEKLAVLVEDWGLKQVNSVVDIIKDQIGIIGKLEEVVASDTAKEMDLHKLIEGNLWLIREGLELWSSDKPLKTVLDQQIDKIYKDREDIRPDLICRSRDNGHEAAIMEFKRPKETVVMDHVSQALEYEALLKRHRPNIIFTTYVVGRQYHPSVLATREKLEGASLHLWSMDEILQRARMRFEKILEILGR from the coding sequence ATGGCAAAGAAGAAGGCTGGTTTCCGGTTCTCGCCACGAATTCTCGATCACCTCGGAATCTCGGCGTACAACAGCGTGCAGAAGTGCCTGACGGAGTTGGGCGCGAACGCGTATGATGCCGATGCGGACAAGCTAACGATCACCTTGCCAGATGCGGTGGACGACTCATCCTTGATCGAAATTGAGGACACTGGTGTCGGCATGTCGTATCAGGACATCACAGAGAAATTCCTCTTCGTGGGCTTGAATAGGCGGGCCGACGGCCAGCGGACGGCCAAGGGCCGGCTCGTCATTGGAAGCAAGGGCATTGGAAAGCTGGCCGGCTTCGGAATTGCTTCGACTGTGGAAATTACGTCTTGGAAGGACGGCGCGCAATCCACGTTTAAGATTGAACGCGAATCCCTCGAAGACCTTAAGGCGCTTTCCGAACATGAACTCACGATCGTGACAAGTCAAACCGAGCGTTCTAACGGTACGCGGGTCCGCTTAATGAAGCTCGCTCCGGAGCTCAATCTACAAAGCGCAGAGGTGATACGCAGATATCTCTACCGAACTCTTCCCACTGTGGCCGGATTCAAGATCATTGTTAACGGCGTGGAGTGTACCCCAGAGGACGTGCCGGGCGAAAGGCATGAATTCTCCGAAGACCTTGAAGGGGTTGGGCCGATTCGAGGATTCTACATCATCGCAAATGCAAGGCAACCCACACCCGGCTTGGCGGTCCGCGTGCGAAAGCGTATCGTAAAGGAACCGTCGCTTTTTGGAGTGGATACCCGCAGTCACGGTTTCTTCACAGCCGAGAAGGTAATCGGTGAAATTTATGCCGAGTTTCTCGATTCTGAGGATGGCGCTCAATCCAAGCGCGACCTCATTAGCACCACCCGCGATGGTTTTCTTGAAGACTCACCAGTTGTTCGAAAGTTAGATGAATGGGCGAAGCGATTCCTTGAGCAAGTAATTCGCGGCGTTGATGAATCGGAGGGCAAGAAGCGTGCAGACTCGCTGCTAAGCCGCCCAGCTGTCAAGGAGCGTCTGGAGCGAATGCCCCCGCACGTGCGAGGCACGGCGACCAAGGTTGTTCGCGGTATCTTGGCCAAGCTTCGAAATGTCGAGGAGGACGAAGCGGCGGAACTCATCGAATGGGTCTTGCGATACTACGAATCCAATATCTTGCGTGAGCTGATGCGCGCAATCGTGTCCGCGGATGTGCGAGATGCAGAGAAGCTGGCCGTGCTTGTCGAGGACTGGGGACTGAAACAAGTCAATAGTGTCGTCGACATCATAAAAGATCAAATCGGCATCATCGGGAAACTAGAGGAGGTCGTCGCTTCCGATACGGCCAAAGAAATGGATCTGCATAAGCTGATCGAGGGCAATCTCTGGCTGATCCGCGAGGGATTGGAGTTGTGGAGCTCCGACAAGCCGTTGAAGACGGTGCTCGACCAGCAGATTGACAAGATATATAAGGATCGTGAAGACATCCGACCCGACCTGATTTGCCGCTCTCGCGACAACGGCCACGAGGCGGCAATTATGGAATTCAAACGGCCCAAGGAGACAGTTGTAATGGACCATGTGAGCCAGGCCCTTGAGTACGAAGCGCTGCTAAAAAGGCATCGACCGAACATCATTTTCACGACGTATGTGGTGGGCCGGCAGTATCATCCCTCCGTTTTGGCAACGCGCGAGAAGCTGGAAGGGGCATCACTTCACCTGTGGTCGATGGATGAAATCCTGCAAAGGGCGAGAATGCGCTTCGAGAAGATCCTTGAGATTCTCGGTCGGTAG
- a CDS encoding sugar phosphate isomerase/epimerase family protein, with protein MAKRISIGSWAYTIGPYASHPVPFGEVCDQLKALGFDGVELGAFPPHPNPGNPNGPDSEWPGAMPEKSQRADLKAELAAKGLALSGIAANLWGEKLINTDDQTKYISEFKRNAEFAQDLGIGGVRVDSVQPPTILRDVDYDVALKRVVSTWKTCAEIAADYGLYVTWEFEPGFAFNKPSDIARVHDGVNKANFGLMYDTCHGQMVGVNGTRQEGTKEVFPNQVEFLRFLTGRINHIHLIDSDNTCHKDAEGNDETSAHPPFGQGAIDFDEVLPALIKASAANHDWWTIDLCFWPDAWKATESCKKAVDKLNARYGG; from the coding sequence ATGGCTAAGAGAATTTCGATCGGATCGTGGGCCTACACCATCGGCCCATACGCGAGCCACCCCGTGCCGTTCGGCGAGGTCTGCGACCAGCTGAAGGCGCTCGGTTTCGATGGCGTGGAATTGGGAGCCTTCCCCCCGCACCCGAATCCAGGCAACCCCAATGGACCTGACTCCGAATGGCCCGGAGCCATGCCCGAGAAGTCCCAGCGCGCCGACCTCAAAGCCGAGCTCGCCGCCAAGGGACTCGCCCTCAGCGGCATCGCCGCCAACCTCTGGGGCGAGAAACTCATCAATACCGACGACCAGACCAAGTACATCTCGGAGTTCAAGCGCAACGCCGAGTTCGCACAGGACCTCGGCATCGGCGGCGTCCGCGTCGACTCCGTCCAGCCCCCCACCATCCTGCGCGATGTCGACTACGATGTCGCCCTCAAGCGCGTCGTCAGCACCTGGAAGACCTGCGCCGAAATCGCCGCCGACTACGGCCTCTACGTCACCTGGGAGTTCGAGCCCGGCTTCGCCTTCAATAAGCCCAGCGACATCGCCCGCGTCCACGACGGCGTCAACAAGGCCAACTTCGGCCTCATGTACGACACCTGCCACGGCCAGATGGTCGGCGTGAACGGCACCCGCCAGGAAGGCACGAAAGAGGTCTTCCCCAATCAGGTCGAGTTCCTCCGCTTCCTCACCGGCCGCATCAACCACATCCACCTCATCGATAGCGACAACACCTGCCACAAGGACGCTGAAGGCAACGACGAGACCTCGGCCCACCCGCCCTTCGGCCAGGGCGCAATCGACTTCGACGAAGTCCTCCCTGCCCTCATCAAAGCCTCCGCCGCCAACCACGACTGGTGGACCATCGACCTCTGCTTCTGGCCCGACGCCTGGAAGGCCACCGAGTCCTGCAAGAAGGCCGTCGACAAGCTCAACGCGAGGTACGGAGGATGA
- a CDS encoding Gfo/Idh/MocA family protein, whose protein sequence is MREMKELRIGMMGYGFMGRTHSNAYKRLTDFFPVHHKPVLKAVCARNAEKAQAFADNWGYERVETDWRKVVEAPDIDLIDIGTPNDTHYEMALAAAKNGKMVCCEKPLALSVAQAEEMTKAVEDAGVPNMVWFNYRRVPAIALAKQVVDEGRIGRAFHYRATYLQDWTIATDVPQGGAGLWRLDSDVAGSGVTGDLLAHSIDTAMWLNGPITRVVAKTETFVKERVHAVTGKVQPVGIDDACMFLAEFANGSMGTFESTRYARGRKNFNTFELNGADGSLYFDLEEPEYLQYFEYLQKQSGKKLESHLTGWRKIHVTNSEHPYMNRYWVPGTCIGYEHTFLNALADFVMGIESGKPTEPTFRTALQTQKVCDAVLDSARSGSWKETGV, encoded by the coding sequence ATGAGAGAGATGAAGGAACTCCGCATCGGCATGATGGGCTACGGCTTCATGGGCCGCACCCACTCCAACGCCTACAAGCGGCTCACTGACTTCTTCCCGGTTCACCACAAGCCCGTCCTCAAGGCCGTCTGCGCCCGCAACGCCGAAAAGGCCCAGGCCTTCGCCGACAACTGGGGCTACGAACGCGTCGAGACCGATTGGCGCAAAGTCGTCGAGGCGCCCGACATCGACCTCATCGACATCGGCACCCCCAACGACACCCACTACGAGATGGCCCTCGCCGCCGCCAAGAACGGCAAGATGGTCTGCTGCGAAAAGCCGCTCGCCCTCAGCGTCGCCCAGGCGGAAGAGATGACCAAGGCCGTCGAAGACGCCGGCGTCCCCAACATGGTCTGGTTCAACTACCGCCGTGTCCCCGCCATCGCCCTCGCCAAACAGGTCGTCGACGAAGGCCGCATCGGCCGCGCCTTCCACTACCGCGCCACTTACCTCCAGGATTGGACCATCGCCACCGACGTGCCCCAGGGCGGCGCCGGCCTCTGGCGCCTCGACTCCGATGTCGCCGGCAGCGGCGTCACCGGCGACCTCCTGGCCCACTCCATCGACACCGCCATGTGGCTCAACGGCCCCATCACCCGCGTCGTCGCCAAGACCGAGACTTTCGTGAAGGAACGCGTCCACGCCGTCACCGGCAAGGTCCAGCCCGTCGGCATCGACGATGCCTGCATGTTCCTCGCCGAGTTCGCCAACGGCTCCATGGGCACCTTCGAATCCACCCGCTACGCCCGCGGCCGCAAGAACTTCAATACCTTCGAACTCAACGGAGCCGACGGCAGCCTCTACTTCGACCTCGAGGAACCGGAATACCTGCAGTACTTCGAATACCTGCAGAAGCAGTCCGGCAAGAAGCTCGAGAGCCATCTCACCGGGTGGCGCAAAATCCACGTCACCAACTCCGAGCACCCCTACATGAATCGCTACTGGGTGCCCGGAACCTGCATCGGCTACGAACACACCTTCCTCAACGCCCTGGCGGATTTCGTCATGGGCATCGAATCAGGAAAACCAACCGAGCCCACGTTCCGTACGGCGCTCCAGACCCAGAAGGTCTGCGACGCCGTGCTCGACAGCGCCCGGTCAGGCAGTTGGAAAGAAACAGGAGTATAG
- a CDS encoding Gfo/Idh/MocA family protein — translation MKDVTRRGVVAGAAGGLMLVKPETAFGYQANSKVVFGIIGTGGRGTYVGTHMTNDANAQLGAICDIYPDRIDRGKTQIPGADKVPAYKDLNELLARKDIDAVLIATPVFLHPVHFEAAVKAGKHIYCEKPAGASVAGVKRLLAAAKKADPSKTIQFGFQQRHSPEYLKAWDIYKAGKIGDVKMMMSYWVLGGTPPTQGPTTPLPPEEEKIRRWGSWRETSGGPIVEQDCHGVDVLNWWAEAHPTKAIGTGGLRYPIPYGDWTSDHHNITYYYPKGIEGWLISVKHTAGYRDVKEQMYGSQGMLELARTYYKWHGPIATSPLKNADDLRDRSLIERGDSKREITIDAIEYFYKSIVDKKPHNLAQDAADSTLTSLLGRMAFEKKREVTWEELLKSE, via the coding sequence ATGAAAGACGTAACCAGACGCGGTGTCGTGGCCGGAGCGGCCGGCGGCCTGATGCTGGTGAAGCCCGAAACCGCTTTCGGCTACCAGGCCAATTCGAAGGTGGTCTTCGGGATTATCGGAACGGGCGGCCGCGGCACCTATGTCGGCACCCACATGACCAATGACGCGAATGCGCAGTTGGGGGCCATCTGCGACATTTACCCGGATCGCATCGACCGGGGCAAGACGCAGATCCCCGGCGCCGACAAGGTGCCGGCCTATAAGGACCTCAACGAACTGCTGGCGCGCAAGGACATCGACGCGGTGCTCATCGCCACGCCGGTCTTCCTGCACCCCGTGCACTTTGAAGCCGCCGTCAAAGCCGGCAAGCATATCTATTGCGAGAAGCCCGCCGGCGCCAGCGTGGCCGGTGTCAAACGCCTGCTCGCCGCCGCGAAGAAGGCTGACCCGTCCAAGACGATCCAGTTCGGCTTCCAGCAGCGCCACAGTCCCGAGTACCTCAAGGCCTGGGACATCTACAAAGCCGGCAAGATCGGCGACGTGAAGATGATGATGAGCTACTGGGTTCTCGGCGGCACGCCGCCTACCCAGGGCCCCACCACACCCCTTCCGCCCGAGGAAGAGAAGATCCGCCGCTGGGGCAGTTGGCGCGAAACCTCCGGCGGCCCCATCGTCGAACAGGACTGCCATGGCGTCGACGTCCTCAACTGGTGGGCCGAAGCCCATCCCACCAAGGCCATCGGCACCGGCGGCCTGCGCTATCCCATCCCTTACGGCGACTGGACGTCCGACCACCACAACATCACCTACTACTACCCCAAGGGCATCGAAGGCTGGCTCATCTCCGTCAAACACACCGCCGGCTATCGCGATGTGAAGGAGCAGATGTACGGCTCCCAGGGCATGCTCGAACTGGCCCGCACTTACTACAAGTGGCACGGCCCCATCGCCACCTCGCCGTTGAAGAACGCCGACGACCTGCGCGACCGCAGCCTCATCGAGCGCGGCGACTCCAAGCGCGAAATCACCATCGACGCCATCGAGTACTTCTACAAGAGCATCGTCGACAAGAAGCCGCACAACCTCGCCCAGGACGCGGCCGACAGCACACTCACCTCGCTCCTCGGCCGCATGGCCTTCGAGAAGAAACGCGAAGTCACCTGGGAGGAACTGCTCAAGTCAGAGTAG
- a CDS encoding glycoside hydrolase family 2 protein, whose protein sequence is MKHLTAPVDRRSFILGTAATALSAQVQPTPAGVQRVYELNRNWRFGGKAPQGFAAPEFDDTQWAKVTLPHTNVVLPWHSFEEKDFQFVSAYRRRFQALPQWKGHRVFADFAGAMTASTVTINGHTFPEYKGGYTPFSFDLTPHLKLGAENVLAVQVDSTERPDIPPFGANIDYLTFGGIYRDVQLRVVPQTFIENVFASPVNPLESSRALRVRCYLNGPIAGPAKLTAELRDGSTVLKTATADVSAAADHHDISLESLGAITLWDLKTPKLYTVVVRLETSDGAKDEYRTRTAFREAGFTPAGFRLNGSPVKLRGVNRHQTFPYVGGAMPARVQRRDAWILKRELHCNIVRTSHYPQSVDFLDACDELGLLVLEEIPGWQHIGDKAWQDVAVRNVGEMIRRDWNHPSIILWGVRINESQDNHEFYTRTNALAHQLDDLRQTGGIRYIYDSERLEDVFTMNDFGFPLRMPNHPLYLNTEFSGHMFSTKRFDNVTRVAEHVIRHARVHNQLSSDDRYAGGISWCAFDYNTHSNFGSGDHICYHGVSDIFRIPKPAAYFYKSQVDPEEETVLEAGFFWSSGDKSEAGGVGTVPILSNCDHLKVYFAGTLKMELDPDRKTFAHLKYPPFMMNLSDLPLDPWGDLKIEGYVKGKLAKTLTLSGSGKDADLKLLPDDQTIVGDGRDATRVVLLITDEYGNIRPFATGAVALTISGPGELVGENPFAITGGTGAVWIRAKEAGGTVRLTAKHPYLGTRTAVVNVSPATPERV, encoded by the coding sequence ATGAAGCACCTCACCGCCCCCGTCGACCGCCGATCGTTCATCCTGGGCACCGCCGCCACCGCCCTCAGCGCCCAGGTCCAGCCCACGCCCGCCGGCGTGCAGCGCGTCTATGAGCTGAACCGCAACTGGCGCTTTGGCGGCAAGGCTCCGCAAGGCTTCGCCGCGCCGGAGTTCGACGACACCCAGTGGGCCAAGGTCACGCTGCCGCACACGAATGTCGTGCTGCCGTGGCACAGCTTCGAGGAGAAGGACTTCCAGTTCGTCTCGGCCTACCGCCGCCGCTTCCAGGCACTGCCGCAGTGGAAGGGCCATCGCGTCTTTGCCGACTTCGCCGGCGCCATGACCGCCTCCACGGTGACCATCAACGGCCACACGTTCCCCGAGTACAAGGGGGGCTACACGCCGTTCTCCTTCGACCTCACTCCGCACCTGAAGTTAGGCGCGGAGAACGTCCTGGCCGTCCAGGTCGACTCGACGGAACGGCCCGACATTCCGCCGTTTGGGGCCAACATCGACTACCTCACCTTTGGCGGCATCTACCGTGACGTCCAACTCCGGGTGGTCCCCCAGACGTTCATTGAGAACGTCTTCGCCAGCCCGGTGAACCCGCTGGAGAGCAGCCGGGCGCTGCGGGTGCGCTGCTATCTGAACGGGCCGATTGCCGGTCCGGCGAAGCTGACTGCCGAGCTGCGCGACGGGTCCACCGTGCTGAAGACAGCCACGGCCGATGTATCCGCGGCGGCGGACCATCACGACATCAGCCTCGAGTCGTTGGGTGCCATCACACTTTGGGACCTGAAGACCCCGAAGCTGTACACGGTCGTGGTGCGGCTGGAGACCAGCGATGGAGCGAAGGACGAGTACCGCACGCGGACTGCGTTCCGCGAGGCCGGGTTCACCCCGGCGGGCTTCCGGTTGAACGGCTCTCCGGTGAAGCTGCGCGGGGTCAACCGCCACCAGACCTTCCCCTATGTGGGCGGGGCGATGCCGGCGCGCGTGCAGCGGCGCGACGCGTGGATCCTCAAGCGGGAGCTGCACTGCAACATCGTGCGGACCTCGCACTACCCGCAGTCAGTGGACTTCCTGGACGCCTGCGACGAACTGGGCCTGCTGGTGCTGGAGGAGATCCCCGGCTGGCAGCACATCGGCGACAAGGCGTGGCAGGACGTGGCCGTGCGGAACGTGGGTGAGATGATCCGGCGCGACTGGAACCATCCCTCCATCATCCTGTGGGGCGTGCGTATCAACGAGTCGCAGGACAACCACGAGTTCTACACCCGGACCAACGCGCTGGCGCACCAGTTGGACGACCTGCGCCAGACGGGCGGCATCCGCTACATCTACGACTCCGAGCGGCTGGAGGACGTCTTCACGATGAACGACTTCGGCTTCCCGCTGCGGATGCCGAACCACCCGCTGTACCTCAATACCGAGTTCAGCGGGCACATGTTCTCGACCAAGCGGTTCGACAATGTGACGCGCGTGGCCGAGCATGTGATCCGGCATGCCCGCGTCCACAACCAGCTCTCGTCGGACGACCGCTATGCGGGCGGCATCTCGTGGTGCGCGTTCGACTACAACACGCACTCCAACTTCGGGTCGGGCGACCACATCTGCTACCACGGGGTCAGCGATATCTTCCGCATCCCCAAGCCGGCGGCCTACTTCTACAAGTCGCAGGTGGACCCGGAGGAAGAGACCGTACTGGAGGCCGGGTTCTTCTGGTCGTCGGGCGACAAGTCGGAGGCGGGCGGGGTGGGCACGGTGCCGATCCTTTCGAACTGCGACCACCTGAAGGTGTATTTCGCCGGGACGCTCAAGATGGAGCTGGACCCGGATCGCAAGACCTTTGCCCACCTGAAGTACCCGCCGTTCATGATGAACCTGAGTGACTTGCCGCTGGATCCGTGGGGCGACCTGAAGATCGAGGGCTATGTGAAGGGCAAGCTGGCCAAGACGTTGACGCTGTCGGGCTCGGGCAAGGACGCAGACCTCAAGCTGCTGCCGGATGACCAGACCATCGTGGGCGACGGGCGCGACGCCACGCGGGTGGTGCTGCTGATCACCGACGAATATGGCAACATCCGGCCGTTCGCGACGGGGGCGGTGGCGCTGACGATCAGCGGGCCAGGCGAGCTGGTGGGCGAGAATCCGTTCGCCATCACTGGCGGGACGGGCGCGGTATGGATCAGGGCGAAGGAGGCGGGCGGCACAGTCCGGCTGACGGCCAAGCACCCCTACCTGGGCACCCGGACAGCCGTAGTGAATGTAAGCCCGGCCACGCCTGAGCGCGTCTAG
- a CDS encoding 3-keto-disaccharide hydrolase yields MRGAPYTLIAALLCAPLAAQAQGEWKTLFDGKSLEGWKETQFARHGEVKLENGAMLLGLGQPLTGVNLSTPFPKMNYEIRFEAMRVRGGDFFASLTVPVGESFATFVTGGWGGDIVGLSSINGWDASDNETRSYFTFENGQWYTFRLQVTPERIVGMIDDQVVFNPGIAGRTISMRPGEIKLSTPFGFASYNSVGAVRKVEYRLLRPPSGDRSKD; encoded by the coding sequence ATGAGAGGCGCACCCTACACCCTGATCGCGGCTCTGCTCTGTGCGCCCCTGGCGGCGCAGGCGCAGGGCGAATGGAAGACCCTGTTCGACGGCAAGTCCCTGGAAGGCTGGAAAGAGACGCAGTTCGCCCGCCACGGCGAAGTGAAGCTCGAGAACGGCGCCATGCTGCTGGGCCTCGGCCAACCGCTGACCGGCGTGAACCTCAGCACGCCATTCCCCAAGATGAACTACGAGATCCGCTTCGAGGCCATGCGGGTCAGGGGCGGCGACTTCTTCGCCAGCCTGACCGTCCCTGTGGGCGAGTCGTTCGCGACCTTCGTGACGGGCGGCTGGGGCGGCGACATCGTGGGCCTGTCGAGCATCAACGGCTGGGACGCCTCCGACAACGAGACCCGCTCCTACTTCACGTTCGAGAACGGCCAGTGGTACACCTTCCGCCTGCAGGTCACGCCCGAACGGATCGTAGGCATGATCGACGATCAGGTGGTCTTCAATCCAGGTATAGCGGGCAGGACAATCAGCATGCGGCCCGGGGAGATCAAGCTGTCGACGCCGTTCGGCTTTGCGTCGTACAACTCGGTGGGGGCAGTCAGGAAGGTCGAATATCGCCTGCTGCGGCCCCCGTCTGGAGACCGCAGCAAGGATTGA